The region ATATTTAAATTAAACGATTACTTTATTAATAACTCCTCAATAGAATTAATTCAATTTAAGACAATTAATGTTTTTAATCAAAATGATTATTTAATACCAAAAAAATTAAATAAAAATGAAATAATTAAATTTGATTTAAGTTCTTACTTAAATAACACAACAAAATCTACCAATAATTTTTCTATTTGTGCCTATGCATACAAAAAAGAACTTTTAGAAAGAAATTCTAATTTTTTTAATTTTATAAATGAATATTACGAAGATGCGTATTGAAATTCAGTTCTTCTTTCAAAGAAATGATTAACTCTAATAGTAAATGAAATTTTTTATTGTTATAGAGTCAACAACATTAATTCAAAAACATATAAGGCAAATAGTAGCAACAACATCTTAAAAACGATTCAAATTTATACAAAATGATTTACATCATTTGATGATTGAAATATAGAAAAATTTTCAGATGCAAGAGATTATTGAATATATTGATTTGTTTATATATGTGTTTGTAATTTGAAAGGTTTAAGAAATGGAATCAAATTTTTTGAAAAAAATCAAATCATTTTTCCAACAATTAAAGAAATTAAAAAATTTTTTAAAAAATACAAACCATATAAAGGCTTTAAATTACTTTTTATAAAATCGTGTTTACTAAGTAAATATTTAGATTATTTTTTAAATAAAATATATATGTTTTTTAAAAAAAGAAAAATAAATTTGTAACATTAAATTTTGTAGAAATATTGAGAATACACTATAAAAATAATTACTAAAAATTAAATCAATTACTTTATTATTCTTAATTAAAATTAAACTAAAAGTTTTATACAATGAAAAATATTTTAATTATAAACGAAAATATACATATTAAAATCGGTGGTATTGAAACATATTCAGCAAATTTAATTAATATTTTATTGAAAAATAATTTTAAAGTTTTTGAATTTTCATTAAAAAATTCAAGTGTTTCAAAAGTAGAAAAAAATTATGTGCTTATAAAAAATAAAATTTTTAATAAAATAAATTTTAAAAATAAATTAATTAATAATTTTCTTTACACACTAAAATTAAATAAATATATAAACAA is a window of Mycoplasmoides pirum ATCC 25960 DNA encoding:
- a CDS encoding glycosyltransferase family A protein, whose protein sequence is SLICQDLNLLKEIIIVNDGSDDEHSKEIKKLIDELNLNSLINIQSKEKLIKLINQNNQGSAGARKTGFDKSTGNIILFVDSDDWICDSKWIFKLNDYFINNSSIELIQFKTINVFNQNDYLIPKKLNKNEIIKFDLSSYLNNTTKSTNNFSICAYAYKKELLERNSNFFNFINEYYEDAYWNSVLLSKKWLTLIVNEIFYCYRVNNINSKTYKANSSNNILKTIQIYTKWFTSFDDWNIEKFSDARDYWIYWFVYICVCNLKGLRNGIKFFEKNQIIFPTIKEIKKFFKKYKPYKGFKLLFIKSCLLSKYLDYFLNKIYMFFKKRKINL